The Kitasatospora setae KM-6054 genome contains a region encoding:
- a CDS encoding Ppx/GppA phosphatase family protein, producing MRLGVLDVGSNTVHFLVVDAHPGAAPLPAYSHKAELRLAELLEEDGAISAVGVERLVSMVASSLRVAEDKGVVDLLPFATSAVREAANGEEVLRRVEEETGVALTVLSGQDEARLTFLAVRRWFGWSSGRLLNLDIGGGSLEIACGLDEQPDVATSLPLGAGRLTSRLPGEIADPGDLRELRRHIRAEIAGAVGDIARLGPPDHSVATSKTFKQLARMTGAAPEGAGVRVPRRLTRSGLSAWLPRLAAMTPAERAQIPGVSLGRARQLLAGALVADAAMDLFGLDELDICPWALREGIILRRLDTMDGQENRVAIEA from the coding sequence ATGCGACTCGGTGTGCTCGACGTAGGCTCCAACACCGTCCACTTCCTCGTGGTGGACGCCCACCCCGGCGCGGCCCCGCTGCCCGCCTACTCCCACAAGGCCGAACTGCGTCTCGCCGAGCTGCTGGAGGAGGACGGGGCGATCAGCGCGGTCGGCGTCGAGCGGCTGGTCTCGATGGTGGCCTCCTCGCTGCGGGTCGCCGAGGACAAGGGCGTCGTCGACCTGCTGCCGTTCGCCACCTCCGCCGTCCGGGAGGCCGCCAACGGCGAGGAGGTGCTGCGCCGGGTCGAGGAGGAGACCGGCGTCGCGCTCACCGTGCTGTCCGGCCAGGACGAGGCCCGGCTGACCTTCCTGGCGGTCCGCCGCTGGTTCGGCTGGTCCTCCGGGCGGCTGCTCAACCTCGACATCGGCGGCGGCTCGCTGGAGATCGCCTGCGGCCTCGACGAGCAGCCCGACGTCGCCACCTCGCTCCCGCTCGGCGCCGGCCGGCTCACCTCCCGGCTGCCCGGCGAGATCGCCGACCCCGGCGACCTGCGCGAACTGCGCCGGCACATCCGGGCCGAGATCGCCGGCGCGGTCGGCGACATCGCCCGGCTCGGCCCGCCGGACCACTCGGTGGCCACCTCCAAGACCTTCAAGCAGCTCGCCCGGATGACCGGCGCCGCCCCCGAGGGCGCGGGCGTCCGGGTCCCCCGCAGGCTCACCCGGTCCGGTCTCTCCGCCTGGCTGCCCCGGCTCGCCGCGATGACCCCCGCCGAGCGCGCCCAGATCCCCGGCGTCTCGCTCGGCCGGGCCCGCCAGCTGCTGGCCGGCGCGCTGGTCGCCGACGCCGCGATGGACCTCTTCGGCCTGGACGAGCTCGACATCTGCCCGTGGGCCCTGCGCGAGGGCATCATCCTGCGGCGGCTGGACACCATGGACGGGCAGGAGAACCGGGTCGCGATCGAGGCGTAG
- a CDS encoding SUKH-4 family immunity protein, whose product MITREQALATAHRWVNGDLPQEGARPVRCHEFDLGWVLWPEPAPLLTDPLTGSRRAPEEIGAACAVVDRATGELVVYPSVPVPVVEQLHRDRLGAGSHDPSRPPVTGPGTRATLGYLDEQDRPRSLTVRSAHGRPHPALLAREQLDAQGVPAERLVSLRTDLRLSMLPGSYSEQAVADRLPGVRLEFEQPYGPRHDHRAAAVRALVARGRGGYNRVPLPTSVPPAQPEDETGLGKRLAALFGEDGTHRFEQAQTLAADLPEEFSRPLQRVGLPRELPGFFALHLPEADGIAEQAAPPLPDLAEYLAGLGRGRRATAAARAALLGQRLIGTDGWALLTVDTAQGRVRAVDPDTCEARYCNADLTAFTRCLALLAEHRPALLDLPPEQAGPAVARFQWALAGLDRTALRDPENWWAVIVEQLWDGML is encoded by the coding sequence ATGATCACCCGCGAGCAGGCCCTCGCCACCGCCCACCGCTGGGTCAACGGCGACCTCCCGCAGGAGGGGGCGCGGCCGGTCAGGTGCCACGAGTTCGACCTCGGCTGGGTGCTCTGGCCGGAGCCCGCGCCGCTGCTCACCGACCCGCTCACCGGCTCCCGCCGGGCCCCCGAGGAGATCGGCGCGGCCTGCGCCGTGGTCGACCGGGCCACCGGCGAACTCGTGGTCTACCCGTCCGTCCCGGTCCCGGTGGTCGAGCAGCTGCACCGGGACCGGCTCGGCGCCGGCAGCCACGACCCGTCCCGGCCGCCGGTCACCGGCCCCGGCACCCGGGCCACCCTCGGCTACCTGGACGAGCAGGACCGGCCGCGGTCGCTCACCGTCCGCTCCGCGCACGGCCGCCCGCACCCCGCGCTGCTGGCCCGCGAGCAGCTCGACGCGCAGGGCGTCCCGGCCGAGCGGCTGGTCTCGCTCCGCACCGACCTGCGGCTGTCGATGCTGCCCGGCAGCTACTCCGAGCAGGCCGTCGCCGACCGGCTGCCCGGCGTCCGGCTGGAGTTCGAGCAGCCGTACGGGCCGCGCCACGACCACCGGGCGGCCGCCGTCCGGGCCCTGGTGGCCCGCGGCCGCGGCGGCTACAACCGGGTGCCGCTGCCGACCTCGGTGCCGCCCGCCCAGCCCGAGGACGAGACCGGCCTCGGCAAGCGGCTGGCCGCGCTGTTCGGCGAGGACGGCACGCACCGCTTCGAGCAGGCCCAGACGCTGGCCGCCGACCTGCCCGAGGAGTTCTCCCGCCCGCTCCAGCGGGTCGGCCTGCCGCGCGAGCTGCCCGGCTTCTTCGCCCTGCACCTGCCCGAGGCCGACGGCATCGCCGAGCAGGCCGCCCCGCCGCTGCCCGACCTCGCCGAGTACCTGGCCGGGCTCGGCCGGGGCCGCCGGGCCACCGCCGCCGCCCGGGCCGCGCTGCTCGGCCAGCGCCTGATCGGCACCGACGGCTGGGCGCTGCTCACCGTCGACACCGCCCAGGGCCGGGTCCGCGCCGTCGACCCCGACACCTGCGAGGCCCGCTACTGCAACGCCGACCTGACCGCCTTCACCCGCTGCCTGGCGCTGCTCGCCGAGCACCGCCCCGCCCTGCTCGACCTGCCCCCCGAGCAGGCCGGACCGGCCGTCGCCCGGTTCCAGTGGGCGCTGGCCGGACTCGACCGGACGGCGCTGCGCGACCCGGAGAACTGGTGGGCGGTCATCGTCGAGCAGCTCTGGGACGGAATGCTCTGA
- a CDS encoding toxin glutamine deamidase domain-containing protein: MSRNLPEELAPALARTGHAWPQADEDGLRRAAALWREFGSEADALVTRGAASAQRVSGENKGPAVEAFADHWRQFSGGGRGQLDDAAAAAALVAAALDKAAGVADQSKADIIAVLTELTEKIRAADAAEAKAKADIASAGQQMTTGLGGLVTGAVGAVVGAVKEVAAEAGELAAVEHAKVKIGQLLEQLGRDMGEAAKSLAKEPPLVALERIAQADGRGLHGERRETSMAARSGQVTGVLAKAGVAGAVEVASVAQVHADLKADGTVRTDRNGNPVLVGPDGQRVKGVENLTVTQGPDGTQQLVTKDGTPVSGVAMDEGGKPLLGSNGQPLLVGLSGALIGTGLMLALGHNGQPELGTDGHPVMTTLDGHPVAALVTDPKGHLLAGTDGQPVTVDASGRAVGPNGQIVQFGADGRPLDLLGADGKPVPVADGQQHGGGPFQNGHDNNGHGNGNGHGQGNQNGQGNDWQAGNQSGRGGGPLGGLLDPVTAPVETVVQGALGGDHPQPAPAPADNGGHRGGGGGGNQQGGYQNNSGNAYGNAHSSSGGSSYAGASSPAYQGGGGGGGGVPYPDDDYRPPARGPLSVHVDSVAAPPAPSAPPLVGGDIWSSVGGGGGGGHHAPDPGSSYAGSASSSGSSFQLGPVGGGGGGAVGGGLPAGGGGAVGGPVVGAGPVGGPVGAAPGGAAPVPGAPGAGGAAGPVTGPVGGPVGGGVGAPGAAGAPGGAAAVVGVGQHPVAGRPVATGPVAPIGGGGIGQHAPGGPVRGPYEPLGDLRRQSGTDEQGVPVHPGQASAAWLLIANGRRGGQLGPLPAAERERTLADSRPYGLPGGLGPVDPAHQAEAVRRTPVPAPDPMVGEWIEVLNGGGPAQSGRANNCVDVALSAVDTLGGVPTCAAPRLPDGPAGERGGRDRAELELGTRFLDLGDGADAHGRLGQALLAHGTGTRAVLLTVDGFGRSHTWNAVNHKGVLSYLDHQTGYAAATPLYPADHGLWAIAVDAADRPIDLTAPLPATVAVPAAAQAPAPEPEPEPALVGAPAGEAGEAGAGDAPDEPAPPRSRLTIHRTTTGSTSR, from the coding sequence GTGTCCAGGAACCTGCCGGAGGAACTAGCCCCCGCGCTGGCGCGGACCGGCCACGCGTGGCCGCAGGCGGACGAGGACGGGCTGCGCCGGGCGGCCGCCCTGTGGCGCGAGTTCGGCTCGGAGGCGGACGCCCTGGTGACCCGCGGCGCGGCGTCCGCGCAGCGGGTCTCCGGGGAGAACAAGGGCCCGGCGGTGGAGGCGTTCGCCGACCACTGGCGGCAGTTCAGCGGCGGCGGGCGCGGCCAGCTGGACGACGCGGCGGCGGCCGCCGCGCTGGTGGCCGCGGCGCTGGACAAGGCGGCCGGGGTCGCCGACCAGTCGAAGGCCGACATCATCGCGGTGCTCACCGAGCTGACCGAGAAGATCCGGGCGGCCGACGCGGCCGAGGCGAAGGCCAAGGCCGACATCGCCTCGGCCGGCCAGCAGATGACCACCGGACTGGGCGGCCTGGTGACCGGCGCGGTCGGCGCGGTCGTCGGCGCGGTGAAGGAAGTCGCCGCCGAGGCGGGCGAGTTGGCCGCGGTCGAGCACGCCAAGGTGAAGATCGGCCAGCTGCTGGAGCAGCTCGGCCGGGACATGGGCGAGGCCGCCAAGTCGCTCGCCAAGGAGCCGCCGCTGGTCGCGCTGGAGCGGATCGCCCAGGCCGACGGCCGGGGCCTGCACGGCGAGCGGCGCGAGACCTCGATGGCGGCCCGCTCCGGGCAGGTCACCGGCGTGCTGGCGAAGGCCGGGGTGGCCGGCGCGGTGGAGGTGGCCTCGGTCGCCCAGGTGCACGCCGACCTGAAGGCCGACGGCACCGTGCGCACCGACCGCAACGGCAACCCGGTGCTGGTCGGCCCGGACGGCCAGCGGGTCAAGGGTGTCGAGAACCTGACCGTCACCCAGGGCCCGGACGGCACCCAGCAGTTGGTGACCAAGGACGGCACCCCGGTCAGCGGCGTCGCGATGGACGAGGGCGGCAAGCCGCTGCTCGGCAGCAACGGCCAGCCGCTGCTGGTCGGCCTGAGCGGCGCGCTGATCGGCACCGGCCTGATGCTGGCGCTCGGCCACAACGGCCAGCCCGAACTCGGCACCGACGGCCACCCGGTGATGACCACGCTCGACGGCCACCCGGTCGCCGCCCTGGTCACCGACCCGAAGGGCCACCTGCTGGCGGGCACCGACGGCCAGCCGGTCACGGTCGACGCCTCCGGCCGCGCGGTCGGCCCGAACGGGCAGATCGTCCAGTTCGGCGCGGACGGCCGCCCGCTCGACCTGCTCGGCGCCGACGGCAAGCCGGTCCCGGTGGCGGACGGCCAGCAGCACGGCGGCGGCCCGTTCCAGAACGGCCACGACAACAACGGCCACGGCAACGGCAACGGCCACGGCCAGGGCAACCAGAACGGCCAGGGCAACGACTGGCAGGCCGGCAACCAGAGCGGCCGCGGCGGCGGCCCGCTCGGCGGCCTGCTCGACCCGGTCACCGCGCCGGTGGAGACCGTCGTGCAGGGCGCGCTCGGCGGCGACCACCCGCAGCCCGCCCCGGCCCCGGCCGACAACGGCGGACACCGCGGTGGCGGTGGCGGTGGCAACCAGCAGGGCGGCTACCAGAACAACTCCGGCAACGCGTACGGCAACGCGCACAGCTCCTCGGGCGGCTCCTCGTACGCCGGGGCGTCCAGCCCCGCGTACCAGGGCGGCGGTGGCGGGGGCGGCGGCGTCCCGTACCCGGACGACGACTACCGGCCGCCGGCGCGCGGCCCGCTGTCGGTGCACGTCGACTCGGTGGCGGCGCCGCCCGCGCCGAGCGCCCCGCCGCTGGTGGGCGGCGACATCTGGTCGTCGGTCGGCGGCGGTGGCGGCGGCGGGCACCACGCCCCGGACCCGGGGTCGTCCTACGCCGGGTCGGCCTCCTCCAGCGGCTCTTCGTTCCAGCTCGGCCCGGTCGGCGGCGGTGGCGGCGGCGCGGTCGGCGGCGGCCTCCCGGCCGGCGGTGGCGGCGCGGTGGGCGGCCCGGTGGTCGGCGCGGGCCCGGTGGGCGGCCCGGTCGGGGCCGCGCCCGGCGGTGCGGCGCCCGTTCCCGGCGCGCCCGGCGCGGGCGGCGCGGCCGGTCCGGTGACCGGTCCGGTGGGCGGCCCGGTCGGCGGCGGCGTCGGCGCCCCCGGTGCGGCCGGTGCCCCCGGCGGCGCGGCCGCGGTGGTCGGCGTCGGCCAGCACCCGGTGGCGGGCCGCCCGGTGGCGACCGGCCCGGTGGCGCCGATCGGCGGCGGCGGGATCGGCCAGCACGCGCCCGGTGGCCCGGTGCGCGGCCCCTACGAGCCGCTGGGCGACCTGCGGCGCCAGTCCGGCACCGACGAGCAGGGCGTGCCGGTGCACCCCGGCCAGGCGTCCGCCGCCTGGCTGCTGATCGCCAACGGCCGGCGCGGCGGGCAGCTCGGCCCGCTGCCGGCCGCCGAGCGCGAGCGGACCCTCGCCGACAGCCGCCCGTACGGCCTGCCCGGCGGGCTCGGCCCGGTCGACCCGGCGCACCAGGCCGAGGCGGTCCGCCGCACCCCGGTGCCCGCGCCGGACCCGATGGTCGGCGAGTGGATCGAGGTGCTGAACGGCGGCGGCCCGGCCCAGAGCGGCCGCGCCAACAACTGCGTGGACGTGGCGCTGTCCGCCGTGGACACCCTCGGCGGCGTCCCGACCTGCGCCGCGCCCCGGCTGCCCGACGGCCCGGCCGGCGAGCGCGGCGGCCGCGACCGCGCCGAGCTCGAACTCGGCACCCGCTTCCTCGACCTCGGCGACGGCGCCGACGCCCACGGCAGGCTCGGCCAGGCCCTGCTCGCCCACGGCACCGGCACCCGCGCGGTGCTGCTCACCGTCGACGGGTTCGGCCGCTCGCACACCTGGAACGCCGTCAACCACAAGGGCGTGCTCAGCTACCTGGACCACCAGACCGGCTACGCCGCGGCCACCCCGCTCTACCCGGCCGACCACGGCCTGTGGGCGATCGCGGTGGACGCCGCCGACCGGCCGATCGACCTGACGGCGCCGCTGCCCGCGACCGTCGCCGTCCCGGCCGCCGCCCAGGCCCCGGCGCCCGAGCCGGAGCCGGAGCCCGCGCTGGTGGGCGCGCCCGCCGGGGAGGCCGGGGAAGCCGGGGCGGGCGACGCCCCCGACGAGCCCGCACCGCCGCGCTCCCGGCTCACCATCCACCGCACCACCACCGGGAGCACCAGCCGATGA
- a CDS encoding WXG100 family type VII secretion target gives MGDEIVIRSWELHGEGREFEKISDEFSSAAKQLESGLAALGAPWGPDEPGKPFGAAYGEAREGALAGLQGLSERLGRVGQGLHTMADSSERTDQEISADFTAPSANRPAATGRA, from the coding sequence ATGGGCGACGAGATCGTCATCCGGTCGTGGGAACTCCACGGCGAGGGACGGGAGTTCGAGAAGATCTCGGACGAGTTCAGCAGTGCGGCGAAGCAGTTGGAGAGCGGGCTGGCGGCGCTCGGCGCGCCGTGGGGCCCGGACGAGCCGGGGAAGCCGTTCGGCGCCGCGTACGGCGAGGCCCGGGAGGGCGCGCTGGCCGGGTTGCAGGGGCTGTCGGAGCGGCTGGGCCGCGTCGGGCAGGGGCTGCACACGATGGCGGACAGCAGCGAGCGCACCGATCAGGAGATCAGTGCCGACTTCACCGCGCCCTCGGCGAACCGCCCGGCCGCAACCGGCCGGGCCTGA
- a CDS encoding NADH-quinone oxidoreductase subunit D, protein MTETTVGIGPGAQTLPGDGGSTDMVLNIGPQHPSTHGVLRLKLVLDGERITSAEPVIGYMHRGAEKLFEARDYRQIVMLANRHDWLSAFANELGVVLAVERMLGMEVPERAVWLRTLLAELNRVLNHLMFLGSYPLELGGITPIFHSFNGREELQHVLEEASGGRMHYMFNRVGGLKEDLPAGWLGRVRRAVGVVRGQLPVFEDLVLGNEIFRGRTAGVGVLSREHVHAYGVSGPIARASGVDFDLRRDEPYLAYGELRDVLKVAVREEGDCLARFECLLEQTGNALDLADACLDRLAELPAGPVNLRLPKVLKAPEGETYAWTENPLGLNGYYLVSRGEKTPWRLKLRSASFNNVQALTELLPGTLVADMVAILGSMFFVVGDIDK, encoded by the coding sequence ATGACGGAGACCACGGTCGGCATCGGCCCGGGCGCGCAGACGCTCCCCGGCGACGGCGGCAGCACCGACATGGTGCTCAACATCGGCCCCCAGCACCCGTCCACGCACGGCGTGCTGCGCCTGAAGCTGGTCCTCGACGGCGAGCGGATCACCAGCGCCGAGCCGGTGATCGGCTACATGCACCGCGGCGCGGAGAAGCTCTTCGAGGCCCGCGACTACCGGCAGATCGTCATGCTGGCGAACCGGCACGACTGGCTGTCCGCGTTCGCCAACGAGCTGGGCGTGGTGCTGGCCGTCGAGCGGATGCTCGGCATGGAGGTGCCCGAGCGGGCGGTCTGGCTGCGCACCCTGCTGGCCGAGCTGAACCGGGTGCTCAACCACCTGATGTTCCTCGGCTCCTACCCGCTGGAACTGGGCGGCATCACGCCGATCTTCCACTCCTTCAACGGCCGCGAGGAGCTCCAGCACGTCCTGGAGGAGGCCTCCGGCGGCCGGATGCACTACATGTTCAACCGGGTCGGCGGCCTCAAGGAGGACCTCCCGGCGGGCTGGCTCGGCCGGGTCCGCCGCGCGGTCGGCGTGGTCCGCGGGCAGCTGCCGGTCTTCGAGGACCTGGTGCTCGGCAACGAGATCTTCCGCGGCCGCACCGCGGGCGTCGGCGTGCTCTCCCGCGAGCACGTCCACGCGTACGGCGTCAGCGGCCCGATCGCCCGGGCCAGCGGCGTCGACTTCGACCTGCGCCGGGACGAGCCCTACCTCGCGTACGGGGAGCTGCGGGACGTCCTGAAGGTGGCCGTCCGCGAGGAGGGCGACTGCCTGGCCCGGTTCGAGTGCCTGCTGGAGCAGACCGGCAACGCGCTCGACCTCGCCGACGCCTGCCTCGACCGGCTCGCCGAGCTGCCCGCCGGGCCGGTCAACCTGCGGCTGCCCAAGGTGCTCAAGGCCCCCGAGGGCGAGACCTACGCCTGGACGGAGAACCCGCTCGGGCTGAACGGGTACTACCTGGTCTCGCGCGGCGAGAAGACGCCGTGGCGGCTCAAGCTGCGCTCGGCGTCCTTCAACAACGTCCAGGCGCTGACCGAGCTGCTGCCGGGGACGCTGGTGGCGGACATGGTGGCGATCCTGGGGTCGATGTTCTTCGTGGTCGGGGACATCGACAAGTAG
- a CDS encoding SAM-dependent methyltransferase, which yields MTWMRWRPAIEHALYRPDGGFYRGPQGPAGHFRTSVHASALFAGAVVRLLAGVDAALGRPERLAFVDVGAGRGELTLAVRGLLPAGLRDRVDLYAVELADRPAGLPAGVDWRAEPPAGVRGLLFANEWLDNVPLDVAERGPDGALRYVEVAPDGTERPGGPLDPADAAWARRWWPDGERVELGGPRDAAWAAAVGALAGGLAVAADYAHTAAARPPFGTLTGFRAGRECAPVPDGSTDLTAHVALDAAAAPGHPALLTTQRAALRALGVSGARPPLALASADPAAYLRALSGAGEAAELTDPAGLGAFHWLVQAVRMPVPDDLAGLPGWQTLPS from the coding sequence ATGACCTGGATGCGGTGGCGGCCCGCGATCGAACACGCCCTGTACCGGCCGGACGGCGGCTTCTACCGCGGGCCGCAGGGGCCCGCCGGGCACTTCCGCACCTCCGTGCACGCCTCCGCGCTGTTCGCCGGGGCGGTGGTCCGGCTGCTGGCCGGGGTCGACGCGGCGCTCGGCCGTCCGGAGCGGCTGGCCTTCGTCGACGTCGGCGCCGGGCGCGGCGAGCTCACCCTGGCGGTGCGCGGTCTGCTGCCGGCCGGCCTGCGCGACCGGGTGGACCTGTACGCCGTCGAGCTGGCCGACCGCCCGGCCGGCCTGCCCGCCGGGGTCGACTGGCGGGCCGAGCCGCCCGCCGGGGTCCGCGGCCTGCTGTTCGCCAACGAGTGGCTGGACAACGTCCCGCTGGACGTCGCCGAGCGCGGCCCGGACGGCGCGCTGCGGTACGTCGAGGTCGCGCCGGACGGCACCGAGCGGCCCGGCGGGCCGCTCGACCCGGCGGACGCGGCCTGGGCCCGCCGCTGGTGGCCGGACGGCGAGCGGGTCGAGCTGGGCGGGCCGCGCGACGCCGCCTGGGCGGCCGCCGTCGGCGCGCTGGCGGGCGGCCTCGCGGTGGCCGCCGACTACGCGCACACGGCCGCCGCCCGGCCGCCGTTCGGCACCCTGACCGGGTTCCGGGCCGGCCGCGAGTGCGCGCCCGTCCCCGACGGCTCGACCGACCTGACCGCGCACGTCGCGCTCGACGCGGCCGCCGCGCCGGGGCACCCGGCGCTGCTCACCACCCAGCGCGCGGCGCTGCGCGCGCTCGGCGTCAGCGGGGCCCGGCCGCCGCTCGCGCTGGCCTCCGCCGACCCGGCGGCGTACCTGCGGGCGCTGTCCGGCGCGGGGGAGGCCGCCGAGCTGACCGACCCGGCCGGGCTGGGCGCGTTCCACTGGCTGGTCCAGGCCGTCCGGATGCCGGTACCGGACGACCTCGCGGGCCTGCCGGGATGGCAGACTCTCCCCTCGTAG
- a CDS encoding sensor histidine kinase, which translates to MHRLNAWLRRHPMIVDSAWALPVLMLGVLAAVESSGMPDYPMPSWKHYTGIAVACVVPALMVVRRRWPDATTAAAVAVGLGQVAFRIEPGGSSIAFLVFAYTGAAFGHAWTSRLALAASLVAGPLTLWRLTPPPERGDGYKAVFLAALMTTPFVLCWAWGRLTRVRRAYLVELEDRAARLERERDAQAQVAVAAERARIARELHDVVAHNVSVMIVQADGAAYVLDSSPQQAKEALGTIASTGRQALAEMRRLLGVLRTADTAGEYVPQPGVEELPELLEQVRTAGLQVEYAATGEVRELPRGLELTVYRIVQEALTNVRKHGGPNARARVSVDFRDGDLEVLVEDDGRGSTHEQLTGGTDGLGHGLIGMRERVGMVSGSLDVGPRPGGGFRIRAVLPLKASR; encoded by the coding sequence GTGCATCGACTCAACGCCTGGCTCCGCCGACATCCCATGATCGTCGACTCCGCCTGGGCGCTGCCGGTACTGATGCTCGGCGTGCTCGCCGCCGTCGAGTCGTCCGGCATGCCGGACTACCCGATGCCCTCCTGGAAGCACTACACCGGCATCGCGGTCGCGTGCGTGGTGCCCGCCCTGATGGTGGTCCGCCGCCGCTGGCCGGACGCCACCACGGCGGCCGCCGTGGCGGTCGGCCTCGGCCAGGTGGCGTTCCGGATCGAGCCGGGCGGCTCCAGCATCGCGTTCCTGGTCTTCGCCTACACCGGCGCCGCGTTCGGCCACGCCTGGACGTCCCGGCTGGCGCTGGCCGCGAGCCTGGTCGCCGGCCCGCTGACGCTGTGGCGGCTGACGCCCCCGCCCGAGCGCGGGGACGGCTACAAGGCGGTGTTCCTGGCCGCCCTGATGACCACCCCGTTCGTGCTCTGCTGGGCCTGGGGCCGGCTGACCCGGGTCCGCCGCGCCTACCTGGTCGAGCTGGAGGACCGGGCCGCCCGGCTGGAGCGCGAGCGCGACGCCCAGGCCCAGGTCGCGGTCGCCGCCGAGCGCGCCCGGATCGCCCGCGAGCTGCACGACGTGGTCGCGCACAACGTCTCGGTGATGATCGTCCAGGCCGACGGCGCCGCGTACGTGCTGGACTCCTCCCCGCAGCAGGCCAAGGAGGCGCTCGGCACCATCGCCTCCACCGGCCGCCAGGCGCTCGCCGAGATGCGCCGCCTGCTGGGCGTGCTGCGCACCGCCGACACGGCCGGCGAGTACGTGCCGCAGCCCGGCGTCGAGGAGCTGCCCGAGCTGCTGGAGCAGGTCCGCACGGCCGGCCTGCAGGTCGAGTACGCCGCCACCGGCGAGGTCCGCGAACTGCCCCGCGGCCTGGAGCTCACGGTCTACCGGATCGTCCAGGAGGCGCTCACCAACGTCCGCAAGCACGGCGGCCCGAACGCCCGGGCCAGGGTCTCCGTGGACTTCCGCGACGGCGACCTGGAGGTCCTGGTCGAGGACGACGGCCGCGGCTCCACCCACGAACAGCTCACCGGCGGCACCGACGGCCTCGGCCACGGCCTGATCGGCATGCGCGAGCGCGTCGGCATGGTCAGCGGCAGCCTCGACGTCGGGCCCCGGCCCGGCGGCGGCTTCCGGATCAGGGCCGTGCTGCCGCTCAAGGCCTCCCGCTGA
- a CDS encoding response regulator transcription factor: protein MPIRVMLVDDQELLRTGFRMVLQSQGDIEIAAEAGDGQQAVEVLRTAEVDVILMDVRMPRLDGVQATRRICLDEHGNPVENAPRVLILTTFDLDEYAFAALKAGASGFLLKDVPPTELVAAIRSVHGGDAVVAPTTTRRMIDRFAEVLPTPASTPGSTVLGPLTDREREVFLLVSQGLSNGEIAARLVLSEATVKTHVGRILAKLGLRDRVQAVVLAYENGLVRAGETP, encoded by the coding sequence ATGCCGATCCGCGTGATGCTGGTCGACGACCAGGAACTGCTGCGCACCGGCTTCCGGATGGTCCTGCAGTCGCAGGGCGACATCGAGATCGCCGCCGAGGCGGGCGACGGCCAGCAGGCCGTCGAGGTGCTGCGCACCGCGGAGGTCGACGTGATCCTGATGGACGTCCGGATGCCGCGGCTGGACGGCGTCCAGGCCACCCGCCGGATCTGCCTGGACGAGCACGGCAACCCGGTCGAGAACGCCCCCCGGGTGCTCATCCTCACCACCTTCGACCTGGACGAGTACGCCTTCGCCGCGCTCAAGGCCGGCGCGTCCGGCTTCCTGCTCAAGGACGTCCCGCCGACCGAGCTGGTGGCCGCGATCCGCTCGGTGCACGGCGGCGACGCGGTGGTCGCGCCCACCACCACCCGCCGCATGATCGACCGCTTCGCCGAGGTGCTGCCCACCCCCGCCAGCACCCCCGGCTCCACCGTCCTCGGCCCGCTCACCGACCGCGAGCGGGAGGTCTTCCTGCTCGTCTCCCAGGGCCTCTCCAACGGCGAGATCGCCGCCCGGCTGGTCCTCTCCGAGGCGACCGTCAAGACCCACGTCGGCCGGATCCTCGCCAAGCTCGGCCTGCGCGACCGCGTCCAGGCCGTCGTCCTCGCCTACGAGAACGGCCTCGTCCGGGCCGGCGAGACCCCCTGA
- a CDS encoding Rossmann-like and DUF2520 domain-containing protein, translated as MLPDFGDPSDPGNRPARLAVGVLGAGRVGPALGAALQLAGHRVVAASGVSAASRRRAEALLPGVRLVTPPQVMAAADLVLLTVPDDALPDLVGGLAATGAVRPGQLLVHTSGAHGVAVLEPATRVGALPLALHPAMTFTGTSVDVARLAGCPFGVTAPEELRPVAEALVVEMGGEPAWIPEEVRPLYHTALAHGANHLVTLVAQAMELLRTAGVAEPGQLLGPLLGAALDNALRSGDLALTGPVARGDVGTVRTHLSRLATVTPDIGRAYRAMATATAQRAVANGTLKPEPAAALLDVLNEEKH; from the coding sequence GTGCTTCCCGACTTCGGAGACCCCTCCGACCCCGGCAACCGCCCCGCCCGACTCGCCGTGGGCGTGCTCGGGGCCGGCCGGGTCGGCCCCGCCCTCGGCGCCGCCCTGCAGCTCGCGGGGCACCGCGTGGTCGCCGCGTCGGGCGTCTCCGCCGCGTCGCGGCGGCGGGCCGAGGCGCTGCTGCCGGGGGTGCGGCTGGTGACGCCGCCGCAGGTGATGGCCGCCGCCGACCTGGTGCTGCTGACCGTCCCGGACGACGCCCTGCCGGACCTGGTCGGCGGCCTGGCCGCGACCGGCGCGGTCCGCCCCGGCCAGCTCCTGGTGCACACCTCGGGCGCGCACGGCGTGGCCGTGCTGGAGCCCGCGACCCGGGTGGGCGCGCTGCCGCTGGCGCTGCACCCGGCGATGACCTTCACCGGCACCTCGGTGGACGTGGCCCGGCTGGCCGGCTGCCCGTTCGGGGTGACCGCGCCGGAGGAGCTGCGGCCGGTCGCCGAGGCGCTGGTGGTGGAGATGGGCGGCGAGCCGGCCTGGATCCCCGAGGAGGTCCGGCCGCTCTACCACACGGCGCTCGCGCACGGCGCGAACCACCTGGTCACGCTGGTCGCGCAGGCGATGGAGCTGCTGCGCACGGCCGGCGTCGCCGAGCCCGGCCAGCTGCTCGGCCCGCTGCTGGGCGCGGCCCTGGACAACGCCCTGCGCTCGGGCGACCTCGCGCTGACCGGCCCGGTGGCCCGCGGCGACGTCGGCACGGTGCGCACGCACCTGTCCCGACTCGCTACGGTGACCCCGGACATCGGCCGGGCCTACCGGGCGATGGCCACGGCGACCGCGCAACGGGCGGTGGCCAACGGCACGTTGAAGCCGGAGCCGGCGGCGGCGCTGCTGGACGTACTGAACGAGGAGAAGCACTGA